The Candidatus Eisenbacteria bacterium genome includes the window CCCGGATCCTCTCGAGCGCCGCCGTCGGCCCGCGGACCACCAGATCGAGCGAGTCCGGCTCCAGCGACACGCGATAGCGCGGGGCGGTCCGTACCGGTCGCTTCAGAAGGATCCTGTCCTCGATCCGTTCCAGGTCGACCAGAACCTCCACCTGGGCGGGATCGCTCTGCACCTGTTCCCACGGGCTCACGTCCACCACCGAAAGGAAGCGGATGTCCGCCTCGGCGCCGGAGAGATCGACCGGAAGGGTCTCCACCCGGTCGATTCCCTCCAAGACCGACTCGGGACCGATCAACATCACCCGGTCCGGCTCGGTGACCGGCGTGCCGTAAACGACGAACCCCGCCGCCGGCTCCTTCTCCAGGGTGGGAGCCACGGGAACGCGGGCGCGCACCTTGCGGTCGAAAGTGAGGGGGATTCGGAAGGGGTCGAGCACGTCCACGACCCGCGCCTTACGGTCCGGCGGGATGCGGACCGCGTTCGGAGTGACCGCGAATCGCTGCGTCCCCCGGCGCGCGCGGGAGAGGTCGATCTCGGCGACCAGGTAATCGGGGCGGCTCTGCCAAAACCGGCGGTTGAATATGGTACGCACACGAACCTTTTCGGGGGCGGGGCCCATCCGGACGAGCGAGTCGGGAAGGTTGATATAGGTGACCGGCACGTCGGTCTCCACCTCCACCATCCTCTCCGTCTCCGCGTTCAGGCAGAGCACGCCGGTGATCAGGAACGCGACCACTTTGATGCCCAGGTTCCGCGTGACTCGGATCATGACGGGTTCCCTCCCCGAAGAGGCGCCTCCGCGCGCCACAACTCGGCGCCGAACTCCTCCAGGAGCAGGCGCAGATTCGCCCCCGGCCGGGCGGCGAGCATCGCCCGGTGGGCGCACCGGAAAACGCGCTCCGCCGCTTCGAAACGCTCCGTCCCGTCGTCGGCGCGGCGCGCTTCGTCCCGGGCGAGAAGAAGCACGTGGGAGAGCCGGCGCGCCGCCGCCAAGTGGGTCTCCTCCTGCGTCTCCTCCGGGACGCCCGCCCATTTCTCCAACGCCGGGAAGAACGCATCCATCGGGCCGCGACGGGCCGCGACGAGAAGCGCGCGCGCCTCCAGGCGCTCGGCGACGAAGCGTTCCGGATCGATCTCCGCCGCCTGACCGGGCACCCCTTCGGCGAACAGAAGGAGCGCCTCCCATTCCTCCTCGGAGAGACCGATGAAGTAACGGTCCCTCGCCGCGTCCGACTCCTCCGCCGTGGGGGGGGGCATCCGGATCAGCTCGCAACGGGACCGGATCGTGTCGAGAAGCCCCTCGCGGCGGCATGCGGTCAACAGGAGGAGCGAGTCGTCCGGCGGTTCCTCCAGCGTCTTCAGCAGGGCGTTCTGCGCCGCCTCGGTCATCCTCTCCGCTTCCTCGAAGATCACGACCTTCCACCGCCGGGCGGAAGGCTTGCGGGAAACGAAGGGGATCACCGGCACCTCCCCTTTCGTGACGGAGGCGGAGGCATCGGTGAGGTGGCCGATCCCGATGCTGGAAAGATACCACTCCACGGAGAAGGCGGTCTGCAACAACTCGCGCAGAAAGGCGCGCCCGCCCTCCTCGAGACCGGAGGTTTCGATTCGGCGCTCCAGCGCCGACCGGTCCGCCCGCGCCGCGGCGCGCCCCTTCTTGAAGAGCGCCGACGGGTCGACGCGAAGAGGGATCAGGCGCCGGCGATCCGGGGAAGGGAGAGGGGGAAGGAGGAAGCGCCCCTCCAGAAGCGAACCGAGCCCTTCGATCAGGTCTCCGCCGGGAAAGCGGCGCTCCAACGATTCCCGGGAGACCCAGACCGGACGGTCCACCGGACGAAGCACGCGGAGATCGAGGTCGGAAAGGGCGCCGAAGGAGCGGCACGCCTCGCAGGCTCCGCACGGCCTTTCCCCGGCATCGCCCTCGCAGACGGCCGCCCGGGCGATCCAGAGCGCCGTCTCTCTCTTGTCCGACCCGCGGGGCCCGAGGAGAAGAAAAGCGTGGGCCATGTTTCCCGCCGCGATCCTGTCGCGAAGACCGCTCCGGATCCTCTCCATCCCCATGCTCACGAACCGTCCCCCGAAGCGGCGGCCACCGCCGTGAAGAGGATCGTCTCCGGCTCGCCGGCGCCGCTCTTTACCTTACGGTCCGCCCGGGAAAGGGCGCGAAGCAGGCCGAGCAGTTCCTCCTCTCGAAAACGGG containing:
- a CDS encoding YbbR-like domain-containing protein, translated to MIRVTRNLGIKVVAFLITGVLCLNAETERMVEVETDVPVTYINLPDSLVRMGPAPEKVRVRTIFNRRFWQSRPDYLVAEIDLSRARRGTQRFAVTPNAVRIPPDRKARVVDVLDPFRIPLTFDRKVRARVPVAPTLEKEPAAGFVVYGTPVTEPDRVMLIGPESVLEGIDRVETLPVDLSGAEADIRFLSVVDVSPWEQVQSDPAQVEVLVDLERIEDRILLKRPVRTAPRYRVSLEPDSLDLVVRGPTAALERIRESVVRLYIDLSKVSDGAHVYLSEIAEGNGIRFYPRQVRSGMGEGDTLAVPPEEGDPAGSGSPELLGEVQNLPDLVVLVDFSPKIFTVRRGGS